The following proteins are encoded in a genomic region of Leptospira ryugenii:
- a CDS encoding EAL domain-containing protein codes for MNELLYSDKEIDTISAFPMSILSEDSKVQFQSIFSVEEQKRIGREILIPKNNGKIILPNFTKSDEIFVLRIGFSDLIQDFNTSSGMESKLLNYLKTQGLQANQIYLQIDCQQSKEDTNQLLVALDFWKELGFRILVKGLGSDSPAVSFLGALKPDMIKVDLHEQVGIPDSEFHTILYFLKDFSLTTGAALLFDGIDSEKKLRLALESGALYLQGEALSPIQEADVSDEFQNGNLLDILNSYHDWKRKKIAKEIQTETKLLEQLNQSEIRLKQIGNLVYLDAQSLFKISNKIKRIYITDWTGTQISNLFERQGESSFIEKQQNVRKNWSYLPFFYRHVKKAFSNPEQWHLSEPYWDKDLKEQIVVHSKVIGSAYSLFLDISTERD; via the coding sequence ATGAATGAACTCCTATATTCAGATAAAGAGATTGATACGATTTCAGCATTTCCAATGAGTATTCTTTCGGAAGATAGCAAAGTGCAATTCCAATCAATTTTCTCTGTAGAAGAGCAAAAACGAATTGGAAGGGAGATCTTGATTCCCAAAAACAATGGCAAAATAATACTTCCTAATTTCACAAAATCGGACGAAATATTCGTTTTGCGTATCGGATTTTCAGATTTGATACAAGACTTTAATACCTCCTCAGGAATGGAGTCAAAACTTCTCAATTACTTAAAGACTCAAGGATTGCAAGCAAACCAAATCTATCTTCAAATTGACTGCCAGCAAAGCAAAGAAGATACCAATCAATTGTTAGTTGCCTTAGACTTTTGGAAAGAACTTGGCTTTCGGATACTTGTGAAAGGTCTTGGTTCAGACTCTCCTGCAGTATCTTTTTTAGGTGCTTTGAAACCAGATATGATCAAGGTAGATCTTCACGAACAAGTAGGCATTCCAGATTCAGAATTCCACACTATACTTTATTTTCTAAAAGACTTTTCCTTAACAACGGGGGCGGCTCTTCTCTTCGATGGCATTGATTCGGAAAAAAAATTGAGGCTTGCTTTAGAATCGGGAGCCCTCTACCTCCAAGGGGAGGCATTGAGTCCCATCCAGGAGGCAGATGTATCCGATGAATTTCAAAACGGAAATCTATTGGATATCTTAAACTCGTATCATGATTGGAAGAGAAAAAAAATAGCAAAAGAGATACAAACTGAAACCAAACTTCTCGAGCAACTCAACCAATCGGAAATCCGTCTCAAACAAATAGGCAACTTAGTATACCTGGACGCACAAAGTCTCTTCAAAATATCTAACAAGATCAAACGTATCTACATCACAGACTGGACAGGCACTCAAATTTCGAATCTCTTTGAAAGACAAGGAGAGTCCAGTTTCATTGAAAAACAGCAGAATGTAAGAAAGAACTGGTCTTATTTGCCATTTTTCTATCGACATGTGAAAAAAGCATTTTCGAATCCAGAGCAATGGCATTTGAGTGAGCCGTATTGGGACAAAGATTTAAAAGAACAGATTGTTGTTCACTCAAAAGTCATAGGTTCCGCCTATTCCTTGTTTTTGGATATTTCCACAGAGAGAGATTGA